The region TAATGGAAATAGAATTTTGATATGAAAAATTTTGCTTTAACCGGTGTAGCAGGCTACATTGCTCCAAGACATTTACAGGCAATCAAAGATACAGGCAACAGACTTGTTGCTGCAGTGGATCCCCACGATTCAGTTGGAATATTGGATAAATATTTTCCAAAAACAAGTTTTTTTACTGAGTTCGAGAGATTTGATAGACATTTGGAAAAACTAAGACGTACCCATTCAGATGAAAAAGTAGATTATCTTTCCATTTGCTCCCCAAACAATCTGCATGATGCACATATCAGGCTTGCTTTACGTGTAGGAGCAGATGCTATTTGTGAAAAACCACTTGTGCTTAATCCCTGGAATCTGGATCAATTGCAGGAAATTGAAAAAGAAACGGGTAAAAAAGTATTTACAGTTCTCCAATTGAGAGTCCACCCTGCTCTGATAGCAATAAAAGATAAGATAGATAAAACTATTTCTAGAAATAAATACAATGTTGAGCTTACATATATTACATCAAGAGGACCCTGGTATAATTTCTCGTGGAAAGGCAGAGAAGATATTTCGGGCGGTGTTGCAACAAATATCGGAATTCACTTCTTCGATT is a window of Ignavibacterium sp. DNA encoding:
- a CDS encoding Gfo/Idh/MocA family oxidoreductase, translated to MKNFALTGVAGYIAPRHLQAIKDTGNRLVAAVDPHDSVGILDKYFPKTSFFTEFERFDRHLEKLRRTHSDEKVDYLSICSPNNLHDAHIRLALRVGADAICEKPLVLNPWNLDQLQEIEKETGKKVFTVLQLRVHPALIAIKDKIDKTISRNKYNVELTYITSRGPWYNFSWKGREDISGGVATNIGIHFFDLLLWLFGEVKQNYLFLKSFNKASGYIELKNANVKWYLSIDSKDLPQEAIKKNKTTHRSITIDGNELEFTDGFTDLHTKIYEEILQGKGFGIETARASIETAYTIRHLSVSNIKELLHPMLIK